One segment of Triticum aestivum cultivar Chinese Spring chromosome 2A, IWGSC CS RefSeq v2.1, whole genome shotgun sequence DNA contains the following:
- the LOC123187530 gene encoding LOW QUALITY PROTEIN: uncharacterized protein (The sequence of the model RefSeq protein was modified relative to this genomic sequence to represent the inferred CDS: deleted 1 base in 1 codon; substituted 1 base at 1 genomic stop codon): MACLAISLQPVNGPDILLQTRSWFPVSRPLAAVSAFRLARLSLARGKQHPSPSSSSASLDAIGDDPLATGSGQLVVGVESQYRVVYRLVNSIYVLGVTTASDHAAPAVHAFAVADAVNQAVSVLVAACRGVDATPEKVHRKYPEVYLALDLVLHGVGSVRLSQILATIHGDNLARMVNSSPDAEARARGADSWPVVEHLAQDRHAARDGFATASFELPQETLSAGDEFSASSLAPATAAATGDEPRXGGAPVEKDPFAASDMVASKPEEALVGAFKKNKETALVVADPAAALAGLEVTTLPPAEATKPTFIGVEGFEGDYGGIEFGNEEASLAEAFEGFNAPFGGGLDASEFVTTTKKDHKDKTLTGLEILAMSGGQAPNAPSGSPLDSLVTPSKEMTVPELCIVEEINAEFNESVLARVGLKGTIILRTLPPKKAAGRETEFSFRLEGASGMKRAALQSTVLSSLENGLFHVKTPSKEEPIPIMKYSFLPKHSPLPLRLRLVKRHSGTLLSLMIHYASNPMLPQPLSNVTFIVKLPVDPTLLNVSPKAVLNRAERELRWHISDIPLKGPAGRLRARMPVDQDSKDGELEVVGMVKFAYQGPFTLSGIKLCPAINSTAQFNEVGHTFSSGSYRCI; the protein is encoded by the exons atGGCGTGCCTCGCCATCTCCCTGCAGCCGGTGAACGGCCCGGACATCCTGCTCCAGACGCGCTCCTGGTTCCCGGTCTCGCgccccctcgccgccgtctccgccttccGCCTCGCGCGCCTCAGCCTCGCCCGCGGCAAGCagcacccctccccctcctcctcctccgcctccctcgaCGCCATCGGCGACGACCCGCTGGCCACCGGGTCGGGGCAGCTGGTGGTGGGCGTCGAGTCGCAGTACCGCGTGGTGTACCGCCTCGTCAACTCCATCTACGTGCTCGGCGTCACCACCGCCTCCGACCACGCCGCCCCCGCCGTCCACGCCTTCGCCGTCGCCGACGCCGTCAACCAGGCCGTCTCCGTCCTCGTCGCCGCCTGCCGCGGCGTCGACGCCACCCCCGAGAAGGTCCACCGCAAGTACCCCGAGGTCTACCTCGCGCTCGACCTCGTCCTCCACGGCGTGGGGTCCGTGCGTCTCTCCCAGATCCTCGCCACCATCCATGGCGACAACCTCGCCCGCATGGTCAACTCCTCCCCCGACGCCGAGGCCCGCGCCCGCGGCGCCGACTCCTGGCCCGTCGTCGAGCACCTCGCGCAGGACCGCCACGCCGCCCGCGACGGCTTCGCCACCGCCTCCTTCGAGCTCCCCCAGGAGACCCTATCTGCTGGCGATGAGTTCTCTGCTTCCAGCCTCGCGCCTGCGACCGCTGCGGCTACTGGGGATGAGCCGCGC TGAGGAGGCGCCCCGGTTGAGAAGGACCCCTTTGCAGCCAGCGACATGGTTGCTAGCAAGCCAGAGGAGGCGTTGGTTGGTGCCTTCAAGAAGAACAAGGAGACTGCCCTTGTGGTTGCTGATCCTGCTGCTGCGCTTGCTGGGTTGGAGGTCACCACTTTGCCGCCAGCCGAGGCCACTAAACCAACATTCATTGGGGTTGAGGGATTTGAGGGTGACTACGGTGGAATTGAGTTTGGCAATGAGGAAGCTTCACTGGCTGAGGCATTTGAGGGCTTCAATGCGCCATTTGGGGGTGGGCTTGATGCTTCTGAGTTTGTTACCACAACCAAGAAGGATCACAAGGACAAGACCCTCACTGGTCTTGAGATTCTAGCCATGAGTGGTGGGCAGGCACCAAATGCGCCTTCTGGTTCGCCACTTGACAGCTTGGTAACCCCGAGCAAAGAGATGACCGTGCCTGAGTTGTGCATCGTTGAGGAGATCAATGCTGAATTCAACGAGTCTGTTCTTGCACGGGTTGGTCTGAAGGGTACAATCATTTTGCGGACCTTACCACCAAAGAAGGCAGCAGGGAGGGAGACAGAGTTCTCATTCCGGCTTGAGGGTGCTTCTGGAATGAAGAGGGCTGCCTTGCAGAGTACCGTGTTGAGCAGCCTCGAGAACGGCCTGTTCCATGTGAAGACACCATCGAAGGAGGAACCTATCCCCATCATGAAATACAGCTTCCTGCCCAAGCACTCACCTCTCCCCCTGAGGTTGCGTCTTGTAAAGCGCCACAGTGGTACATTGCTCTCACTGATGATACACTATGCGTCGAACCCGATGTTGCCGCAGCCACTGAGCAATGTTACATTCATTGTTAAGCTTCCTGTGGATCCAACTCTGCTTAATGTTTCGCCCAAGGCTGTGTTGAACCGGGCTGAGAGGGAACTCAGGTGGCACATCTCAGACATTCCTCTGAAAGGCCCCGCTGGACGGTTGAGAGCACGGATGCCTGTGGATCAAGACTCTAAAGATGGCGAACTGGAGGTTGTTGGAATGGTGAAGTTTGCTTACCAAGGGCCATTCACTTTGTCGGGCATCAAGCTCTGCCCAGCCATCAATAGCACTGCCCAATTTAACGAAGTTGGCCACACTTTCTCCAGCGGGAGCTACCGTTGCATCTGA